The genomic region AAATGTTACAATACTAACTTAACAAGTATTAATGCAAGTGGTTTAGAGAATCTTTCTTTGTTTTGGGTTTCAAGTGATACACTAGTAGAAGTGTTACCACCTGATGGATATACTGTACAAGATGGTATTGTTTATGATGATTATGGCGGTGCGGTATGTGTATTTAATCAATCGGGTAGTACTCTATATTATGCTGGAAATGAAATTCAGTTTAATTATTTTTCGGTAGTTGGAGAAACATCTTTTGATACAATTAGTTTTGGAGATGCTACATACATTACGGCTGGGGCTCTTTACAATGCAACTGATGTTACAACTTTAATCTTTGAAGGAACTTCTAGAATGTATGCATGTGATTATCTAGGTGTATATGATGTATTACATGAGACAATTTACTATGGAGAGACATCATTAGAGGAGATTTACTTTAAAGGTGACGCCCCATTGTTTTTCTATGAATATTTGCAAGATGATGGAGGTGGTATTTGCAGGGAAGAAGACTTGGACGATAGTTATGCTTATTTTGGAGATTTAGAAATCACTGTATATTATCCTGCTGATAATGAAACGTGGACTGACACAAAGATGAGCTTTTTTGGTGATAATGTTACATTTGTAGAATGGGACCCTAATGAAGTCAATGCAGATGTTTCTTCTGATAGCAATGCATCGTTAGATATCACACAAGATCAAGCAAACGCATTGTTTAGTGATGAAGAGCTGTCTTCAGGAAAAGAATTAAACGTAGTGTTATCAGTTAGTGAAAAAACAACAGATGACATTACAAATGATGAATTATCAGCGATAGAAACAGTAACTGCAACTATTGATGGTACTATTACAGTTGTTACTGTTTTTGATATTGACTTACTTAAGTATGTAGGGGATGATGTTTCTAATTTAACAGAATTATCATCAGGGATAACAATTACCATTGATATTCCAGAAAATTTAGTAGATGCTAATAAAGAATATGTTATTGTTAGAATTCATGAGGGGGTTGCAACTATCTTAGAAGACTTAGATACAGATCCAAATACAATAACTTTTGAAACTGGTTATTTTTCAACATATTTGTTAGCAGAAGTGGAATCAACGGTAGAAGAAGAGGACTCAACAATCAATGTGCCAGATACTGGTGACATGTCAAATGTTGTTCTTTATATAATGCTATCAATGACAACAGTTGTGGCTTTTACATGTGATTCATGGATGAAAAGAAGATATAAAATAGTAAATTAATAATAATTAGCACACAAAAGCCCTATTAAACAATAGGGCTTTTAAATCACTTTTTTAAGTAATTAAGTTTATTCAACTACTTCTAGATAACTACTAATACAATAATATGTTTCTCCTTGATAAACAACCCTAGACCATCCTTCACTAGAAACTCCAGTACGAGTAGCAGTATCATCACTTGTTAATTGTGTAATAACAGTGGAACTATCTTCCACACTAGGGATATCTCTTAAATTAATAACATCTTTTGCAGTAACTGTTTCATTGACATCACTAAATACAGTAGTAAAGGTTTCTACTTCTTCTTCTTCTTCTTGAGGAGTTACATAAGATGTCTCTGTAGTAATAAGGCTACTAACTACATACCCAACTTCACCATTAAAGCTAATCTTAGACCAACCACTTGTAAAATAGCCAAGTCTTGTAACAACAGTTCCATTATTTAATTCTCCAATAATATTACTACTATCACTTTGATCCATGGAACTCCGTACATTTACAACATCTTTTGCAGTAACAGAATCATTGGTTGTAGTAAAACTTCCTAAACTTTCATCACTAGGGATATCAACAACAGTAGAGGAGCTACTTTTTGGAGTGGCAGCTTTGGATACACCGAAATATGCATAATTCAAGTCGACACTAGTACTAATACCAGTGATCGTACCACTATCACTATATTGCCACATATTGCAATAATCACTAGCATCACTAAATGTTCCATATTTTGCTATCCACAATCGATAACTACTACTAATCATATCTTTATCCCATAAATCCTCTACAAAATAATGAGAACTAGAAGCATAAAACATACCAACATAACCTCTGCTTTCTACTTGTTCTAAAAAAGCAACTGCTATTTCACTACGTTCTTCAACAGTTAAACCATACTGACGACTAGATGTACTATCAAAGTTTTCACAGTTATAGACAACAGGATAACTAATAGAATAACTATCAATAATATCACATACAAAATTAGCTTCTTCAATAGCTTCTGCTACCGTAATAGCAGTAGAAAAGAAATAAGCTCCACAATAAATACCATTTGCAGTAGCTTCTTGCAAATTATATTGGGCACAAGAATCTTCTTGGATAGTCCCAGATGAAATCCCTCTAGATCCTATTTTGATCATTGCAAAATCAACATCAACTAAATCCCAATCAATAATACCTTGATAATAGGAAACATCAATTCCAGTTGTTGTATTATTAGTTTGATTTGAAATTGATTTATAACTAGGAACAAAAACAGATAACTTTTCATCTTCCTCTGTTTCTATGTCTTCTTCTACCTCTTCTTCTATTTCTTCTTCTGTTTCCTCATTTGATTCTTCTATATCTAAATCTTCTATTTCTTCCTTTAACTCAGTTTCTTCTTGATCTAATGAGGGTGTTTGTTCATAGAATAAAAAATAATAACCAGCACAACTTATCAAAAGAAATATCGAAATAAATAGAATACTTTTTTTCTTATGATTACTTACAAATTGTTTTAATGATTTTATATTATGGCTAAACCAATCTTTATATTTATTCATATATAA from Tannockella kyphosi harbors:
- a CDS encoding GH25 family lysozyme, with the protein product MNKYKDWFSHNIKSLKQFVSNHKKKSILFISIFLLISCAGYYFLFYEQTPSLDQEETELKEEIEDLDIEESNEETEEEIEEEVEEDIETEEDEKLSVFVPSYKSISNQTNNTTTGIDVSYYQGIIDWDLVDVDFAMIKIGSRGISSGTIQEDSCAQYNLQEATANGIYCGAYFFSTAITVAEAIEEANFVCDIIDSYSISYPVVYNCENFDSTSSRQYGLTVEERSEIAVAFLEQVESRGYVGMFYASSSHYFVEDLWDKDMISSSYRLWIAKYGTFSDASDYCNMWQYSDSGTITGISTSVDLNYAYFGVSKAATPKSSSSTVVDIPSDESLGSFTTTNDSVTAKDVVNVRSSMDQSDSSNIIGELNNGTVVTRLGYFTSGWSKISFNGEVGYVVSSLITTETSYVTPQEEEEEVETFTTVFSDVNETVTAKDVINLRDIPSVEDSSTVITQLTSDDTATRTGVSSEGWSRVVYQGETYYCISSYLEVVE